cCTACCGCATCCCCGGAACTGTTAAACTTTGGCCCCAAAACTACCCGGACGGTAAAGACGTGCGGACATGTGCAGCGGTATTATATCCACTGAAAACAGTGAGAGTATGTCATTAAAAGGCTCTTAAACTGGATGTTTGTGTGAAATGCTGATTTCTAAATAATGTCCGAGGCTGCTGTAGAAGAAGTTTCTGTTTTATCGTCCATTTACTGCGGAGAGGGAGAGTTTGAGCTCCTTCAGCAGTCTGGTGAGTTACACCTTATATCATCTTAACATAACTGCTATTAAACAGGATTTAAATGGGAGCTAAACCGGTCTAAGTTAGCTTACCTCAGCGTTCATCTGAGTATCAGTTCACTAGAACTCCCTGCGTGTGAGACACTACAAATACAAGATTTAAAAAGCCCGTTTGACGGTGTCTTATCAACTTATCTGATTTTCTAGTAAGAAATAACCTTTAAATGGATGTGAGTGTGAGCTTTGTTCAGTGTTTATGCAGTTTTTCTTCTATTACATAGATTGTGAGTCCTGGTCGTTTATAGATGGATCTGGTGCTATGAAAAGGAGGGTGGCAATAAAACTGAGTCTAGAGCTGACCGTATATTCTCTTtccttcactttttcttcttagGCCTCTTTTTCATGGGCCTTGGCCTCTGAGTAGTTAAATTCAGTGCTTACCGTATATTTTTTCCCCTCAGCTCATGATGGGCTCATGGTCCAGATCAACAGCACCGTTGGAGGAGAAAGGCAGCTGGAAGTGAGTCTGCTGTTCCATCTTCATCCCCGCTACCCCTCCTGTCCTCCTGACATCTCCGTCTCATCCATTCATCTTTCCAGGACTCAGTGCCACAACATCAGACAGAAGCTTCTGGATCAAGCTGCGGCCCTCCCTCCAGAGCCGATGGTTCATCAGCTGGTAGAGTGGTTGCAGGTTTGTCTGATGAGACCTCGCAGTCTTTAAACACCCATCACCTGAAGTTTAAAATACAGGAATATAAAATGTAAAGGAGACCTGAACCCTGATAGCTGAtggtttggttaaatgttgtgCTTACATTAACAGTGTGTTGAGGTGACGGAGGAAAGCAGAGGAGGTGAGGAGGAGGTGAAAGAGACAGACGACCAGGAGACGTGGAACGCGGTGCTTTTGTTGGACCACATCCGCTCTCGAAACCGTTACATTGGACTGCTGGAGCGCTGGagccagcagctgcagctgaCTGGGAGAGTATTACTGGGACGCAGTATACTGGTTATTCTGCAGGGAGCTAGAGCCAACATCAAGGTATAAACAACCACGTCTATGATGCATCACACCATGCGTTCTTTTGTCTAATACTTCTTagaggggacatattttacccctttaagacaagtgtatattggtctcagaggtcccaaaacatgcctgtgaagttttttgctgaaaaaacactccagtattggatttctcCATGtcaaaaaccccctctgtttcagtcctgctcagaacgagctgtgtctctgtctgtgcctttaaatgttactgatcattctgactccgcccctgacaacaaatggatgtggcactcctgatgttacagacacttttatttaaaggacctgactgggatttggaccaacaatctcccagaccagagtcagcagggtaacccactgaacTATCTAgtatctcagctggcagctgagaggaagatcaggagaggagggcagaactttctttcaagccGGGAATGctaaccaaacctgggggtggggctaccTCCCCATGTGACACATGAGGGGTAAATCggagaatggcttgttttagcactcATTTCTGGGGGGGGGGTTAGGACAGTCtgcatgaattaaaatttgattCCAGGCCAAACCAAACTTTGGATATTTTCAGACTCAAAGAAGAAGCCTCATTATTATGTCTTACAGTGATGGTTCATCAGCTGGTAGAGTGGTTGAGTCTATGTCTTCTTATGAATACCTTGGGTTCTTGACTGATGATTCTCTGTCTTTCATGCTTCACACTGAGCAATGTGTAAAGAAACTGCAGCTGAGCTTTTACTACAGGAATTAGTCGTTTTTCTGTTGCTGCAAAGTAAAGTGTTGTTGTGGCCACTTTAAGCCTCAGGTTGATTACAGTGATGTTTTATATATGGCATATCCTCATTTATAAGGTAATATTAAGCCTGCTTCCCTCATTAttatatgattttatttgtatgaaaagtgctggaAGCTGCAGTgtttgctctgtgactcagtcacaagacTTATTTTTGCTATCTGTCCATAAAGTGtgtcttgaaatgggtaaaaggagctttgctgctcctgcagcctggaatctaaGTGCAGGAACATTTCTGTCTGGGTAGCTGGACGCTTGAAAGGAAagtcttgtaaatgagattcttcctggtttaaatttaaataaaaagtaacaaGACACGGATGAGAGCCCATAATCGTCCTTGTCTTTCGTAACAGATGAGGAGGCCTTCAGTGCTTTATAACTGGAGGGATATTCTGAGCTAATTAACTTTGATTGACAAACCATGTGTCCTGTCCCTGCAGGAGTTTTGTCGCCTTCTGAAGACTGTCAGGGTGGACGTGGATTCTTCaggcaaaaaatgcaaagagaGGATGATGAAGGTCCTCATAGAGACACCTGCACCCTCCTCCTCTGGACAAGGGTATGGTGACTGTGATAGTGCTAAGAAATCAAAAGCAAAGTCAGGACCTCAACATTTATTCACACCCAGTGTGGGATCACACAGAATAATgtgctttctctctttctccccatcAGTCTTCAGGGTTTCGTTGTAAGGAACTACCAGTCTTTACCAGAGCTGACTGCTGCCTTCAAGGAAATAAACCTGACTGAGCTCTACCAGCAAATACTGCCATCTATAAGTGACTGACAGGATACTGTGGGGACTGTACAAACGGGTTCATCTGCAGATATACAGAGA
This sequence is a window from Cheilinus undulatus linkage group 1, ASM1832078v1, whole genome shotgun sequence. Protein-coding genes within it:
- the rwdd3 gene encoding RWD domain-containing protein 3, with the protein product MSEAAVEEVSVLSSIYCGEGEFELLQQSAHDGLMVQINSTVGGERQLEVSLLFHLHPRYPSCPPDISVSSIHLSRTQCHNIRQKLLDQAAALPPEPMVHQLVEWLQCVEVTEESRGGEEEVKETDDQETWNAVLLLDHIRSRNRYIGLLERWSQQLQLTGRVLLGRSILVILQGARANIKEFCRLLKTVRVDVDSSGKKCKERMMKVLIETPAPSSSGQGLQGFVVRNYQSLPELTAAFKEINLTELYQQILPSISD